A window of Hippoglossus stenolepis isolate QCI-W04-F060 chromosome 16, HSTE1.2, whole genome shotgun sequence contains these coding sequences:
- the c16h16orf89 gene encoding UPF0764 protein C16orf89 homolog, which translates to MRTARLQAAAVLLLFAAVCGSRAEVIDDVLGSLSRGASFLEQQHEHINLDGVVGFLMLQAELKEAVRTWPHTDMVSWAQRTSTVALVKRLDQTFEKAVAALQQNDPKYYREFEPLLSWSFYLIPQEWSSTDPSLVYPSTTTTECYDEQLSDKCLTLLLGTWKMNGTPCIVTKPCRDTMTHFGCPHYSLSHQLLYFMIGKMRGCTNLLKGDTRPTRANMTERNYQRIFCSNMMKTNLDIIKDGLTEQTVDIFIENILICGLAGFSDFYKADWLQHILRLQDEEVGCFGRDKSIMSQIIGDELLEQLQPHRRVKRREKILPDGCSSHITAVAVGALGGYLNYYLTEQDITKRPLS; encoded by the exons ATGCGGACAGCGAGGCTCCAGGCGGCCGCGGTGCTGCTCCTGTTCGCCGCAGTGTGCGGGTCGCGCGCGGAGGTGATCGATGACGTCCTGGGCAGCCTCTCCAGAGGAGCATCCTTCCTGGAGCAGCAGCATGAGCACATCAACCTGGACGGAGTGGTCGGGTTCCTCATGCTGCAGG cCGAGCTGAAGGAAGCTGTTCGGACATGGCCTCACACTGACATGGTCAGCTGGGCTCAGAGAACCTCCACCGTAGCACTGGTCAAACGTCTTGACCAAACCTTTGAAAAGGCTGTCGCTGCCCTGCAGCAGAATGACCCCAAGTACTACAGAG AGTTCGAGCCCTTGCTGTCGTGGAGTTTCTACTTGATTCCCCAGGAGTGGAGCTCCACAGATCCCAGCCTGGTCTATCCCTCCACCACGACCACTGAGTGTTATGATGAGCAGCTCAGTGACAAATGTCTGACCCTGCTGCTGGGAACCTG GAAGATGAACGGGACGCCCTGTATCGTGACCAAGCCCTGTCGGGACACCATGACTCATTTTGGTTGTCCGCATTACTCCTTGTCCCACCAGCTGCTCTACTTCATGATCGGGAAAATG AGAGGCTGCACTAACCTGCTGAAAGGCGACACACGACCCACTAGAGCCAACATGACTGagagaaactaccagaggaTCTTCTGCTCCAACATGATGAAGACCAACCTGGACATCATCAAAGATGGTCTGACCGAACAGACAGTCGACATCTTCATTGAAAACA TCCTGATATGTGGATTGGCTGGTTTCTCCGACTTCTACaaagctgattggctgcagcaCATCCTCAGGCTGCAGGACGAGGAAGTGGGCTGCTTTgggagagaca AGAGCATCATGTCTCAGATCATTGGAGACGAGCTGCTGGAACAGCTGCAGCCGCACaggagagtgaagaggagggagaagataCTTCCAG ATGGCTGCTCCAGTCACATCACAGCTGTGGCTGTTGGCGCTCTGGGAGGGTACCTGAACTATTACCTGACTGAACAGGACATAACGAAGAGGCCGCTCTCCTGA